The following are from one region of the Nostoc cf. commune SO-36 genome:
- a CDS encoding SWIM zinc finger family protein has protein sequence MSIPQISEFTIRRHANAKSFQRGEAYYEAGAVNGVTQRGNVLQADVAGTQARPYHVNLSFDSSGLTSVNCTCAYDLEGWCKHIVATMLVCARNPESIEQRPTLEHLLNRLDYIETQRLLQELVAEYPPLIEAIDRHVSWLTNPADNLTTIKSVRRSTLDPAPFRRQVRQILKDTVRYFEEGYEEDPIGEDLLSVVQVAVDFSERGEGENAIAILSAITSTCAENWDDVAEYGAENDEIVGELNNAWCEAILTTELTPEEKVDIQINLEAWQDEWNVDFGLVMEALRQGWDYPPLLQVLQGSITERGAWEEDVPDYADDLALIRLKILERQERYQEYLYLAEAEGQTQQYLTMLGRLGRVEEAIDAAQTQMNSMEEAFALAKTLSIQGALQQAVDIAQSGLTLPGNCQYELGIWTSDLAVELGNSEAALLAIKAAFQAKPSFVDYEKMRELAGENWESVKTDLLRIIRTSSGWGTESTKVDIFLHEELIDDAIAIASELSSYHSELIHRVMDAAIPHNPGWVIANACRRAEKIMDAGKAEYYYYAVEWLKKARNAYLESGKKADWLSYRGNLMQTHARKRKLMGMFKQRGMD, from the coding sequence ATGTCTATTCCCCAAATTAGTGAATTTACTATCCGCCGTCATGCTAATGCCAAATCTTTCCAACGGGGCGAGGCATACTATGAGGCTGGTGCTGTCAATGGTGTTACCCAACGTGGTAATGTGCTTCAGGCAGATGTTGCAGGCACTCAAGCTAGACCTTATCATGTCAATCTGAGTTTTGATAGCAGTGGGTTAACCTCAGTCAACTGCACCTGTGCTTACGACTTGGAAGGGTGGTGCAAACACATTGTCGCAACGATGCTTGTCTGTGCCCGTAACCCAGAAAGTATTGAGCAGCGCCCCACCCTAGAACATCTTCTAAATCGCCTAGATTATATCGAAACTCAAAGGCTGCTGCAAGAGTTGGTAGCAGAATACCCGCCACTAATTGAGGCGATTGACCGTCATGTAAGCTGGCTGACGAATCCTGCTGACAACCTAACAACCATAAAATCTGTGCGCCGTAGTACTCTTGATCCGGCTCCCTTCCGGCGGCAAGTACGGCAGATTCTCAAGGATACCGTGCGCTACTTTGAGGAGGGGTACGAAGAAGACCCGATTGGCGAAGATTTGCTGAGTGTGGTACAAGTTGCGGTAGATTTTAGCGAACGGGGAGAGGGTGAAAATGCGATCGCTATTTTGTCAGCAATTACCTCCACCTGTGCGGAAAATTGGGATGATGTTGCCGAATACGGCGCTGAAAATGATGAAATTGTCGGGGAATTAAATAATGCTTGGTGTGAAGCAATTCTCACTACCGAACTCACCCCAGAAGAAAAAGTTGATATCCAAATAAATTTAGAAGCTTGGCAAGATGAGTGGAATGTTGATTTTGGTCTAGTTATGGAGGCTTTACGCCAAGGTTGGGATTATCCACCATTGTTACAAGTTCTCCAAGGTAGTATCACAGAAAGGGGAGCTTGGGAAGAAGATGTGCCAGATTATGCAGATGATTTGGCATTAATTCGCCTGAAAATTCTCGAACGTCAAGAACGTTATCAAGAATACCTTTATTTAGCTGAAGCAGAAGGGCAAACCCAGCAATATCTTACAATGTTAGGGCGTTTGGGCAGGGTAGAAGAAGCAATTGATGCTGCTCAAACTCAGATGAACTCAATGGAAGAAGCCTTTGCCCTAGCAAAAACACTAAGCATTCAGGGGGCATTACAGCAAGCGGTAGATATAGCCCAGAGTGGATTAACTTTACCGGGTAATTGTCAGTACGAATTGGGAATTTGGACAAGTGATTTGGCTGTTGAGTTGGGTAATAGTGAAGCTGCTTTATTAGCCATCAAGGCAGCTTTTCAAGCCAAGCCCTCTTTTGTTGACTACGAAAAAATGAGAGAATTAGCTGGGGAAAACTGGGAAAGTGTAAAAACAGACTTGCTGAGAATTATCCGTACTTCTAGCGGTTGGGGAACAGAATCAACCAAGGTGGATATATTCTTGCATGAGGAGCTAATTGATGATGCAATTGCGATCGCTAGTGAACTCAGTTCTTATCATTCAGAGTTGATTCACCGAGTCATGGATGCTGCTATCCCTCACAATCCTGGTTGGGTAATTGCAAATGCTTGTCGCCGTGCCGAAAAGATTATGGATGCAGGTAAAGCCGAATACTACTACTACGCTGTTGAATGGTTGAAAAAGGCGCGTAATGCTTACTTGGAATCTGGTAAAAAAGCTGACTGGTTAAGTTATCGGGGAAACTTGATGCAAACCCACGCTCGTAAACGTAAATTGATGGGAATGTTTAAGCAAAGGGGTATGGATTAA